In Poecilia reticulata strain Guanapo linkage group LG1, Guppy_female_1.0+MT, whole genome shotgun sequence, one genomic interval encodes:
- the hapstr1b gene encoding HUWE1-associated protein modifying stress responses → MEERKEEGEAEIQEHGPEHWFSKWERQCLAEAEQDNPNEEEREQSQQKLWHLFQNSATAVAQLYKDRVCQQQGLSLWVPFQNAATAVTNLYKESVEAHQRSYDLGVHLGHQRRNKEVIAWVKKRRRTIRREDLISFLCGKVPPPRTARAPPIVAMMSASRPSPPETDSSVEADLQPFREAIALHGLSGAMASISVRSGPPGSPTHPAQSLSRRRNGLHDMDLNTFIAEEMALHLDSAATRKRGSAPHSDVITDSPTHKRNRML, encoded by the exons atggaggagaggaaggaagaggGAGAAGCTGAAATCCAAGAACACGGCCCCGAGCACTGGTTCTCAAAATGGGAACGGCAGTGCCTGGCAGAAGCTGAACAGGACAATCCTAATGAAGAGGAAAGGGAGCAAAGTCAACAGAAACTGTGGCATCTCTTTCAGAACTCTGCTACCGCCGTCGCACAGCTTTACAAAG ATCGTGTGTGCCAGCAGCAAGGTCTGTCCCTCTGGGTGCCCTTCCAGAATGCAGCCACAGCTGTCACTAACCTGTACAAAG AGAGTGTGGAGGCCCACCAGCGGAGCTACGACCTGGGTGTTCATTTAGGTCACCAGCGCAGGAATAAGGAGGTGATTGCATGGGTTAAAAAGCGACGAAGAACTATTAGACGAGAAGATCTCATCAGCTTCCTCTGTGGTAAAGTTCCACCTCCGCGGACAGCTCGCGCACCGCCTATAGTAGCTATGATGTCTGCAAGTCGGCCATCACCGCCAGAGACAGACAGCTCTGTGGAAGCAGATCTGCAGCCTTTCAGAGAGGCTATAGCTCTGCATG GTCTAAGTGGCGCCATGGCTAGCATTTCTGTGCGCTCCGGTCCTCCAGGTTCCCCGACACACCCTGCCCAGTCTCTCAGTCGACGTAGGAATGGTCTCCACGACATGGACCTGAACACCTTCATAGCTGAGGAGATGGCACTTCATTTAGATTCTGCTGCCACTCGTAAACGAGGCTCTGCTCCCCACAGTGACGTCATCACAGACTCACCCACTCACAAACGGAACAGAATGCTGTGA